From Pseudomonas sp. stari2:
TCGACAAGATTCATTTCTTCGAAAAACTGACCCACAAGTGGGCGCGGATCATTCCGAACTGGACCGCTGAAATTGCCTTGATCGGCGCGATGCTGTCGGTGGTCTGGCCGCTGGTCAATCCGCAGAAGCGCCCGCGTCTCGGCGAGTTTCTGGAGCGCTGTAAAGTGGCTCCGGTGCTGCGTTTTGCCGCTGACCATCGGCGGGATTTTCTGTTTGTGGTGGTGGCCTTCGCGGTGTGTACCGGCGTGATTCACTTCCTCAAGGCCCACACCAGCGTTTACTGCCCGATCGAGACGACGCTGTACGGCGGCAAGATGGCCCACATCGAGTGGTACAACAATTTCCAGCTGTTCCATGAAGCCGGCGACGGTCGTTGCTGGCCGGGCGGACATGCCTCCGGCGGCTTCACCATGCTGGCGCTGTATTTTGTCGCGCGGCGTTATCAGTGGCGCTTCTCCAGCGCCTTGTTGTGGGGCTCGCTGCTGCTCGGTTTCGTCTACGGCACCACACGCGTCCTGCAGGGCTGGCACTACATGTCCCACACGTTCTGGGCCGGTATCTTCGTGTGGCTGGCGTGTTTGCTGACGGCGCTGGCGTTCTATGGTCGGGCTCGACTGGAGTTGCCGGTGTTGAGCAAGCGTGAGCGACAGGTGTTCAGTGCACAGCCTGAGGCTGCTCTCTGAAGCGTCGCGATTGAAATGAAAAACCCGCCCTCACCGGCGGGTTTTTCGTTTGTGCATCGCTGTATCAATAGCCTACGAAGTAGTACGCCTGGCGCCCG
This genomic window contains:
- a CDS encoding phosphatase PAP2 family protein; its protein translation is MSSRFYAYNVGIPLFCAAVVFLMFDMTNIDIAFSNLLFDPLTHTFPLDKIHFFEKLTHKWARIIPNWTAEIALIGAMLSVVWPLVNPQKRPRLGEFLERCKVAPVLRFAADHRRDFLFVVVAFAVCTGVIHFLKAHTSVYCPIETTLYGGKMAHIEWYNNFQLFHEAGDGRCWPGGHASGGFTMLALYFVARRYQWRFSSALLWGSLLLGFVYGTTRVLQGWHYMSHTFWAGIFVWLACLLTALAFYGRARLELPVLSKRERQVFSAQPEAAL